The Streptomyces cynarae genome contains a region encoding:
- a CDS encoding type 2 periplasmic-binding domain-containing protein: MVSRRRFLAGSIGALALASTNACGGVGAKSNGGGNKVGGGVLSTQGFGKPDDVGQARIDAFKSAYPKVELRLNEGDFDPQQFLSAVSSGNAPDLVYLDRDLVGSYAAQGVIQPLDDRIASAGIDTGTYRKAALDEVTIGGKIYGVPEFYSTRNILVNGKALDEAGLALSDLSTTDWDKLHTTAVKLYKAGGRKISRIGFDPKLPEFLPLWAKANGADLVNPDGSPNLDDARIVEALTYALSLIDEQGGWSRFKAFRDTWDLFGSGNQFVKDQAGAFPWEGWYINVLVQASPKVDLRSILFTDRHGKPISFENGSAWCLPKGAGNPEAAVNWMKVMTSTDTWLRAGAARQATVEKNKTMFTGLWTANTDADVKVKAKYVKGGQTGFQQAVEHYYASTEYAFAVTGSKAGSEIKSAWQEAVNRALSGQQKPGAAMKQAQAEASKAFEAAK; encoded by the coding sequence ATGGTCTCTCGACGACGTTTCCTGGCCGGCTCGATAGGAGCGCTCGCCCTCGCTTCGACCAACGCCTGCGGCGGTGTCGGCGCCAAGAGCAACGGCGGGGGCAACAAGGTCGGCGGGGGAGTGCTGTCGACCCAGGGCTTCGGCAAGCCCGACGACGTCGGGCAGGCCCGCATCGACGCGTTCAAGAGCGCCTACCCCAAGGTGGAGCTGCGCCTGAACGAAGGTGACTTCGACCCGCAGCAGTTCCTGTCCGCGGTGTCCAGCGGCAACGCGCCAGACCTGGTCTACCTCGACCGCGACCTCGTGGGCAGCTATGCCGCCCAGGGCGTCATCCAGCCCCTGGACGACCGGATCGCCTCCGCGGGCATCGACACCGGCACGTATCGCAAGGCCGCACTCGACGAAGTGACGATCGGCGGGAAGATCTACGGCGTTCCCGAGTTCTACAGCACCCGCAACATCCTGGTGAACGGCAAGGCCCTCGACGAGGCAGGGCTTGCGTTGTCCGACCTGAGCACCACCGACTGGGACAAGCTGCACACCACCGCCGTGAAGCTGTACAAGGCCGGCGGTCGCAAGATCTCCCGCATCGGATTCGACCCGAAGCTCCCCGAGTTCCTGCCGTTGTGGGCGAAGGCCAACGGCGCGGACCTGGTGAACCCGGACGGCTCCCCGAACCTGGACGACGCTCGGATCGTCGAGGCCCTGACGTACGCACTGAGCCTGATAGACGAACAGGGCGGCTGGTCCCGCTTCAAGGCCTTCCGCGACACCTGGGACCTTTTCGGCTCCGGCAACCAGTTCGTGAAGGACCAGGCCGGAGCGTTCCCTTGGGAGGGCTGGTACATCAACGTCCTGGTGCAGGCCTCACCCAAGGTCGACCTGCGGTCGATTCTCTTCACCGACCGGCACGGCAAGCCCATCAGCTTCGAGAACGGAAGCGCTTGGTGTCTGCCGAAGGGTGCCGGCAATCCAGAGGCGGCCGTCAACTGGATGAAGGTCATGACGAGCACCGACACCTGGCTTCGCGCGGGTGCGGCCCGCCAGGCCACCGTTGAGAAGAACAAGACCATGTTCACCGGACTGTGGACCGCGAACACGGACGCCGACGTAAAAGTCAAGGCGAAGTACGTCAAGGGCGGCCAGACCGGTTTCCAACAGGCCGTCGAGCACTACTACGCGTCCACCGAGTACGCGTTCGCCGTCACGGGGTCCAAGGCCGGCAGCGAGATCAAATCGGCTTGGCAGGAGGCGGTCAACCGCGCCCTGTCGGGTCAGCAGAAGCCCGGCGCGGCCATGAAGCAGGCTCAGGCCGAGGCGAGCAAGGCGTTCGAGGCGGCGAAGTGA